Proteins from a single region of Flavobacterium sp. K5-23:
- the hisD gene encoding histidinol dehydrogenase — protein MIKIYNPKPETWSSILERPTKTIDDIELTVKEIFKEVQKKGDDAVAKYTSLFDGVTLVNQEVSEAEINQAIESVSDELKSAIQLAKGNIEKFHTAQKTAKVEVETVEGVNCWQEKRPIQKIGLYIPGGTAPLFSTVLMLAVPANIAGCSEIILCSPPDKSGKINPAILYAANLCGVTKILKMGGIQAIAALTFGTETVPKVYKIFGPGNQFVTVAKQLATQYGVAIDMPAGPSELLVVADDTAIPAFVASDLLSQAEHGTDSQVILVSTSKELIDAVETEIQIQIDVLPRKAIAEKAIANSKLIYVENDTIALELINEYGPEHFIICTAADDLYIDGIENAGSVFIGNYTPESAGDYASGTNHTLPTNGYAKNYSGVNLDSFTKSMTFQKISKKGIQNIGKAIEIMAEAEGLQAHKNAVTLRLAQIEEDLENRK, from the coding sequence ATGATTAAAATATACAACCCAAAACCCGAAACTTGGTCATCAATTTTGGAAAGGCCAACCAAAACGATAGACGATATAGAGCTTACCGTAAAAGAAATATTTAAAGAAGTTCAGAAAAAAGGAGATGATGCTGTTGCAAAATATACTTCGTTATTTGATGGTGTTACTTTAGTGAATCAAGAAGTCAGTGAAGCAGAAATAAACCAAGCAATTGAATCCGTTTCTGATGAATTGAAAAGTGCTATACAATTGGCCAAGGGAAATATTGAAAAATTTCATACTGCTCAAAAAACGGCCAAAGTAGAAGTAGAAACGGTAGAAGGCGTAAATTGTTGGCAAGAAAAAAGACCCATTCAAAAAATAGGCTTATACATTCCTGGAGGAACAGCTCCTTTATTTTCTACAGTTTTGATGCTAGCAGTTCCCGCTAATATTGCTGGTTGTAGCGAAATTATATTATGTTCACCACCGGATAAAAGCGGAAAAATAAATCCTGCCATTTTATATGCCGCTAATTTATGTGGGGTTACCAAAATTTTGAAAATGGGAGGGATTCAGGCTATTGCTGCTTTGACCTTTGGAACGGAAACGGTTCCGAAAGTGTATAAAATATTTGGTCCTGGAAATCAGTTTGTAACCGTGGCTAAACAATTGGCAACACAATATGGTGTTGCTATTGATATGCCTGCTGGACCTTCTGAATTATTAGTGGTCGCAGATGATACTGCTATCCCCGCTTTTGTAGCATCTGATTTGTTATCGCAAGCAGAACACGGAACGGACAGTCAGGTAATATTAGTTTCGACTTCAAAAGAATTAATTGATGCTGTTGAGACTGAAATTCAAATACAAATAGATGTTTTGCCAAGAAAAGCAATTGCTGAAAAAGCCATTGCAAATTCTAAGTTGATTTATGTCGAAAATGACACTATTGCTTTGGAATTAATCAATGAATATGGACCGGAACATTTTATAATCTGTACAGCAGCCGATGATCTTTACATTGACGGAATTGAAAATGCAGGTTCGGTTTTCATAGGGAATTACACACCTGAAAGTGCAGGAGATTATGCTTCTGGGACAAATCATACCTTGCCTACAAATGGATATGCGAAGAATTATAGCGGCGTGAACCTGGATAGTTTTACCAAATCAATGACTTTTCAAAAAATATCCAAAAAAGGAATTCAGAATATAGGAAAAGCTATAGAAATTATGGCTGAAGCTGAAGGATTACAAGCTCACAAAAATGCGGTTACGTTGAGATTAGCACAAATAGAAGAAGATTTAGAGAATAGAAAATAG
- a CDS encoding DUF4240 domain-containing protein, producing the protein MRNSNTILISFLLFSTLSFSQDNIKTPVSKLAVNDAHTVTTEIKYDSITFTKTSEMLDEDIYWGIIDNSIKVTTNKEDQEVFLIAEIEKLTPKEIVGFRLRTDKLLYDTYNSNMWCAAYLMNNGCSDNGFEYFRCWLISRGKAVYYDAKSNPDSLIKEIVEGEENYEFESFWYVAMASFINKTSEELYPYIDYDTFLTNEDNYPLISFNWNEENPESLKKICPVLYKKLRK; encoded by the coding sequence ATGAGAAATTCAAATACAATTCTGATTAGTTTTCTGCTTTTTAGTACGCTGTCTTTTAGTCAAGATAATATTAAAACTCCTGTTTCTAAACTAGCTGTAAATGATGCACATACAGTTACAACAGAAATTAAATATGATTCCATTACCTTTACTAAAACAAGCGAAATGCTTGATGAAGACATATACTGGGGAATTATTGATAATTCAATAAAAGTCACTACGAATAAAGAAGACCAGGAAGTTTTTCTAATTGCTGAAATTGAGAAACTAACACCAAAAGAGATCGTGGGTTTTCGTTTAAGAACGGATAAACTACTTTATGATACTTATAATTCTAATATGTGGTGCGCAGCTTATTTAATGAATAATGGATGTTCTGACAATGGGTTTGAGTATTTCAGATGTTGGTTAATATCCAGAGGAAAAGCGGTTTATTATGACGCTAAATCAAATCCAGACTCCCTTATAAAAGAAATCGTTGAAGGCGAAGAAAATTATGAATTTGAGAGTTTTTGGTATGTGGCTATGGCTTCATTCATTAACAAAACTTCAGAAGAGTTATATCCTTATATTGACTATGATACTTTCCTGACAAATGAAGATAATTACCCGCTGATCAGTTTTAACTGGAATGAAGAAAATCCAGAAAGTTTAAAAAAGATTTGTCCTGTTTTATATAAAAAACTTAGGAAATAA
- a CDS encoding M17 family metallopeptidase, which yields MKTKNIASLENFSGTILIPVFETSTKNLIPIKFGDVEISSKVFYGKKDTHYLSEKNGNTYVFIGLGKTIDYKELKTISRRISTNQKENLGKNVALHIPEEFSLEQVEATVSGLLLGTYDLGHFKKKEDHPFLKAEFELDILSIKDFTPTIDKAIKIARAQLETLYLVDSPPNKVNPKFLANWAQDRGEKYGFEVDVLGYEAAEIEGLGAFLAVGKGSENEPQFLILKYTPEENVGVQKHVGLVGKGITFDTGGLNIKTSGMVQMKCDMACAAAVLGVMQLIADLKLPVKVTAIVPCAENSVDNKSFMPSEVIYSYSGHSIEIIDTDAEGRLILADGLSYLIKNYKPEYIVDIATLTGSSVGTFGYECGALFTNNESVSKKLQEAGDAVGERLWPLPLWDAYKQDIESDIADVKNYSGKPVAGAISAAKFLEFFTQEHPAWAHLDIAGVAFGDGEFAKSKHATAYGVHLLTKFIENL from the coding sequence ATGAAAACAAAAAATATAGCAAGTTTAGAGAATTTTTCAGGAACCATATTAATTCCTGTTTTCGAAACAAGTACTAAAAATTTGATACCCATTAAGTTTGGAGATGTAGAAATTTCATCTAAAGTTTTCTATGGAAAAAAAGACACTCATTATTTGTCAGAAAAAAACGGAAACACTTATGTTTTTATTGGTCTGGGTAAAACTATTGATTATAAAGAATTAAAAACAATTTCGCGCAGAATTTCCACTAATCAAAAAGAGAATTTGGGCAAAAATGTAGCTTTACATATTCCAGAAGAATTCAGCTTAGAACAAGTCGAGGCTACTGTTTCAGGCTTGCTTTTAGGAACTTATGATTTAGGGCATTTCAAGAAAAAAGAAGACCATCCTTTTTTGAAAGCTGAGTTTGAATTGGATATTCTATCTATAAAAGATTTTACACCCACAATTGATAAAGCCATAAAAATTGCTCGTGCCCAACTTGAAACTTTGTATCTCGTTGATTCACCTCCAAATAAAGTGAATCCAAAATTCCTTGCTAATTGGGCCCAAGACCGTGGAGAAAAGTATGGCTTTGAAGTAGATGTACTTGGTTATGAAGCTGCTGAAATTGAAGGATTAGGCGCATTTTTGGCCGTGGGTAAAGGAAGTGAAAACGAACCACAGTTTTTAATTTTAAAATATACTCCAGAGGAGAATGTAGGTGTTCAAAAACACGTGGGTTTAGTAGGTAAAGGAATCACATTTGATACCGGAGGACTTAATATTAAAACGTCCGGAATGGTTCAGATGAAATGCGATATGGCTTGTGCGGCAGCGGTTTTAGGAGTAATGCAGCTTATAGCCGATTTAAAGTTACCTGTAAAAGTAACCGCAATCGTTCCTTGTGCCGAAAATTCGGTTGATAATAAATCATTTATGCCAAGTGAAGTAATCTATAGTTATAGCGGACATTCAATCGAAATCATTGATACTGATGCGGAAGGCCGTCTTATTTTGGCTGATGGTTTGTCTTACTTAATAAAAAACTACAAACCAGAGTATATTGTAGACATTGCCACACTTACGGGAAGTAGTGTGGGAACTTTTGGATATGAATGCGGAGCCTTATTTACCAATAACGAGTCTGTTTCAAAAAAACTACAGGAAGCCGGAGATGCAGTAGGCGAGCGTTTATGGCCGTTACCGCTTTGGGATGCCTACAAGCAAGATATAGAAAGCGATATCGCAGATGTGAAAAATTACAGTGGAAAACCAGTGGCTGGTGCAATAAGTGCCGCTAAATTTTTAGAGTTCTTCACGCAGGAACATCCTGCTTGGGCACATCTTGATATTGCAGGAGTTGCTTTTGGAGATGGAGAATTTGCTAAAAGCAAACACGCAACGGCTTACGGCGTTCATTTATTGACTAAATTCATCGAAAATTTATAA
- the hisC gene encoding histidinol-phosphate transaminase — protein MKNNFDINNLVRENVKVMKPYSSARDEFEGFDTAEMIFLDANENPYDNGVNRYPDPQQSSVKAVLAKQRNLKTDQVLLGNGSDEVLDLLFRAFCEPKVDNVITLPPTYGMYGVLANINAVENKEVLLSKEFQPDINAILDAVDSNTKMIFLCSPNNPTGNSFSDSSVVTLLQNFNGLVVIDEAYIDFSKKQSWINELDEYPNLVITQTLSKAYGLAGIRLGICYASSQVISVLNKIKPPYNVNELTQQRALERLANKEKIQLEIDSIIIQRDDLLKVLNEVKFVSKIYPTEANFILIKVDDANKRYNELIAKGIVIRNRTTQPLCENCLRLTIGTAEENLKLIDALQSLNA, from the coding sequence ATGAAAAATAATTTCGATATAAATAATTTAGTTCGTGAGAACGTGAAGGTAATGAAACCTTATTCTTCTGCTAGAGATGAATTTGAAGGTTTCGATACGGCTGAAATGATTTTTTTGGATGCCAATGAAAATCCTTACGATAATGGGGTAAATCGTTATCCTGATCCACAACAAAGCAGTGTAAAAGCAGTTTTGGCAAAACAAAGAAACCTTAAAACAGACCAAGTTTTATTAGGAAACGGAAGTGATGAAGTTTTGGATTTGCTATTTAGAGCTTTTTGCGAACCTAAAGTTGATAACGTTATAACTTTGCCTCCAACGTACGGAATGTATGGTGTTTTGGCTAATATCAATGCAGTTGAAAATAAAGAAGTTTTACTTTCTAAAGAATTCCAACCTGATATAAATGCTATTTTAGATGCAGTAGATTCCAATACTAAAATGATCTTTTTATGTTCGCCAAATAATCCAACAGGAAATTCGTTTTCTGATTCAAGTGTTGTTACTTTATTACAAAATTTCAATGGTTTAGTTGTTATTGATGAAGCCTATATTGATTTCTCAAAAAAGCAAAGTTGGATTAATGAATTAGATGAGTATCCTAATTTGGTAATCACACAAACCTTATCGAAAGCTTATGGTTTAGCAGGTATTCGATTGGGAATTTGTTATGCTTCCAGTCAAGTAATTTCGGTTTTAAATAAAATTAAACCGCCTTATAATGTTAATGAACTGACTCAACAAAGAGCTTTGGAAAGACTTGCGAATAAAGAAAAAATCCAACTTGAAATTGATTCGATTATAATACAAAGAGACGATTTACTTAAAGTATTAAATGAAGTTAAATTTGTATCTAAAATTTATCCTACCGAAGCCAATTTTATATTGATAAAAGTAGATGATGCCAATAAAAGATACAATGAATTAATTGCCAAAGGAATTGTTATCAGGAATAGAACAACACAGCCTTTATGTGAAAATTGTTTGCGATTAACAATTGGAACTGCCGAGGAAAACTTAAAATTAATTGATGCATTACAAAGCTTAAATGCATAG
- the hisH gene encoding imidazole glycerol phosphate synthase subunit HisH, translating into MKIVIINYGAGNIQSIMFAIERLGFKAVLSNNPEEIKVADKVIFPGVGEASSAMKMLLESGLDTLIPTLTEPVLGICLGMQLMCNKSEEGDTKGLGIFDVDVIKFTPKVKVPQMGWNQIYNLKSPLFKGIAENEYMYLVHSFYAPICVEAIATTNYEVEYASALQKDNFYGTQFHPEKSGDVGEKILGNFLNLKL; encoded by the coding sequence ATGAAAATAGTAATCATAAATTACGGAGCAGGAAATATTCAGAGCATTATGTTTGCCATCGAAAGATTGGGGTTCAAAGCGGTTTTGAGTAATAATCCTGAGGAGATTAAAGTAGCCGATAAAGTGATTTTTCCGGGTGTAGGTGAAGCTAGTTCGGCAATGAAAATGCTTTTAGAAAGCGGTTTAGACACTTTGATTCCAACATTGACGGAACCTGTTTTGGGAATTTGCCTCGGAATGCAATTGATGTGCAACAAATCTGAAGAAGGAGATACAAAAGGGTTGGGAATTTTTGATGTAGATGTGATAAAATTCACTCCAAAAGTAAAAGTGCCACAAATGGGTTGGAACCAAATTTACAATCTTAAATCGCCTTTGTTTAAAGGAATCGCTGAAAACGAATATATGTATTTAGTACATAGTTTTTATGCACCTATTTGTGTAGAAGCTATCGCTACAACTAATTATGAAGTAGAATACGCCTCGGCATTACAAAAAGACAATTTTTACGGAACCCAATTTCACCCAGAAAAAAGTGGTGATGTAGGGGAGAAAATTCTAGGGAATTTTTTGAACTTGAAACTTTAA
- the hisA gene encoding 1-(5-phosphoribosyl)-5-[(5-phosphoribosylamino)methylideneamino]imidazole-4-carboxamide isomerase — MRIIPAIDIIDGKCVRLSKGDYNTKIIYNENPLEVAKSFEAHGIEYLHLVDLDGAKSSKIVNYKILEQIATQTKLKIDFGGGLKSDNDLRIAFESGANQITGGSIAVKNREVFEKWIAEYGADKIILGADANNEKVAISGWLEESDEDLVPFIQNYQDKGIQYVICTDIAKDGMLEGPSFDLYAKILKQCNVKSSGAEIKLIASGGISTFDELPKLAELGCEGTIIGKAIYEGRISLKQLEQYIL; from the coding sequence ATGCGAATTATACCAGCAATAGACATCATCGACGGAAAATGTGTTCGTTTATCCAAAGGCGATTACAATACCAAAATTATATACAATGAAAATCCGCTTGAAGTGGCGAAATCATTTGAAGCACACGGAATAGAATATTTACATTTAGTTGATTTAGACGGAGCCAAATCGAGCAAAATTGTAAATTATAAAATATTGGAACAAATTGCTACTCAAACCAAATTAAAAATTGATTTTGGAGGGGGATTGAAATCGGATAATGATTTACGAATCGCTTTTGAAAGTGGAGCAAACCAAATAACTGGCGGTAGTATTGCTGTAAAAAACAGGGAAGTATTCGAAAAATGGATTGCCGAATATGGTGCCGATAAAATCATTCTTGGAGCAGACGCTAACAATGAAAAAGTGGCTATATCGGGTTGGTTAGAAGAGTCTGATGAAGATTTAGTGCCGTTTATACAAAACTACCAAGATAAAGGAATTCAGTATGTCATTTGTACTGACATTGCCAAAGACGGAATGCTGGAAGGTCCAAGTTTTGATTTGTATGCTAAAATTTTAAAGCAATGCAATGTCAAATCGAGCGGAGCCGAGATTAAATTAATAGCTTCAGGCGGAATTTCCACATTCGACGAATTACCAAAACTGGCTGAACTAGGTTGTGAAGGAACCATAATCGGAAAAGCGATTTACGAAGGGCGAATTTCGTTGAAACAGTTAGAACAATATATATTGTAG
- a CDS encoding c-type cytochrome: MKTKSILTCITLLSVMCFLIVGFNEPIQKKWVAPSSADKIVNPLKNDKEASTSGKKLFNALCSVCHGIKGKGDGIGGTGLTPKPTDLTNSEFQSQTDGAIFWKIAVGRSPMAGYRTSIPEKKRWEIINYIRTLKK; encoded by the coding sequence ATGAAAACAAAAAGTATTTTAACTTGTATTACGCTTTTGTCCGTAATGTGTTTTCTAATTGTAGGTTTTAATGAACCAATCCAGAAAAAATGGGTTGCCCCTTCTAGTGCCGATAAAATTGTCAATCCTTTAAAAAATGATAAGGAGGCCTCTACTTCCGGCAAAAAACTTTTCAACGCGCTATGTTCCGTTTGCCATGGAATAAAGGGCAAAGGGGATGGGATAGGAGGTACAGGGTTAACGCCAAAGCCTACTGATTTGACTAATTCTGAATTTCAATCACAAACAGATGGTGCGATTTTCTGGAAAATAGCAGTAGGACGCTCTCCAATGGCAGGCTACAGAACTTCAATTCCAGAAAAAAAACGCTGGGAGATTATTAACTATATCAGAACTCTTAAAAAATGA
- the hisB gene encoding bifunctional histidinol-phosphatase/imidazoleglycerol-phosphate dehydratase HisB, producing the protein MKKILFIDRDGTMVLEPENYQLDSFEKLEFYPKAFQYLGKIATELDYELVMVTNQDGLGTDAHPESNFWPIQNFIMKAFENENVRFEAVFIDKTFPHENAVTRKPRTGLLTQYLNNPSYDLENSFVLGDRLTDVELAKNLGSKAIFINTDEGLGSTEVASKREELNSVIALQTTDWKEIYEFLKLEERSATISRKTNETDIYINLNLDGTGKSKIETGIAFFDHMLDQIARHGQMDLEILVKGDLEVDEHHTIEDTAIALGEVFAKALGNKLGIERYGFCLPMDDCLAQVAIDFGGRNWLVWETEFKREMVGKMPTEMFLHFFKSFSDGAKANINIKAEGQNEHHKIEAIFKAFAKAIKVAVKRDTEKMILPSTKGML; encoded by the coding sequence ATGAAAAAAATACTATTTATTGATCGTGATGGAACTATGGTTTTGGAACCAGAAAATTATCAATTAGACAGTTTTGAAAAATTAGAATTTTATCCAAAAGCCTTTCAATATTTGGGTAAAATCGCAACGGAATTAGATTATGAATTGGTTATGGTAACTAATCAGGATGGTTTAGGAACGGATGCACATCCAGAATCTAATTTTTGGCCAATACAAAATTTCATTATGAAGGCTTTCGAAAATGAAAATGTTCGTTTTGAAGCAGTATTTATTGACAAAACATTTCCACATGAAAATGCAGTTACAAGAAAACCCAGAACTGGTTTGCTTACTCAATACCTGAATAATCCATCTTATGATTTAGAGAATTCATTTGTACTAGGAGATCGTCTGACAGACGTGGAACTGGCAAAAAACTTGGGTTCTAAAGCTATTTTTATCAATACCGATGAAGGATTAGGAAGTACAGAAGTAGCTTCTAAGAGAGAGGAATTAAATTCGGTTATTGCATTACAAACAACTGATTGGAAAGAAATATATGAGTTTTTAAAACTAGAAGAGCGTTCGGCTACGATATCTAGAAAAACAAACGAAACGGATATTTATATTAATTTGAATCTTGACGGAACTGGAAAAAGCAAAATAGAAACCGGAATTGCCTTTTTTGACCATATGCTAGACCAAATTGCGCGTCACGGACAAATGGACTTAGAAATTCTTGTTAAAGGAGATTTAGAAGTGGATGAGCACCATACAATTGAAGATACAGCGATAGCTCTTGGAGAAGTTTTTGCGAAAGCACTAGGGAACAAATTAGGGATTGAGCGTTATGGTTTTTGTTTGCCAATGGACGATTGCTTAGCGCAAGTGGCGATTGATTTTGGAGGTAGAAACTGGTTGGTTTGGGAAACCGAATTCAAACGGGAAATGGTAGGAAAGATGCCAACGGAGATGTTCTTGCATTTTTTTAAATCATTCTCGGATGGGGCTAAAGCCAACATCAACATCAAAGCCGAAGGACAAAACGAGCACCACAAGATTGAAGCTATTTTTAAGGCTTTTGCCAAAGCAATAAAAGTAGCCGTAAAACGCGATACCGAAAAAATGATATTGCCAAGTACGAAAGGGATGCTTTAA
- a CDS encoding M1 family metallopeptidase, translated as MKKYLSTICFVLLVSNGLKGQGLLDKTDVAFTRQDTLRGSITKERAWWDVKSYHLDIKVNPADSTITGSNTIRYQVLLEDKRMQIDLQNPMQIYKVVQDGKELKYTRDGNAFFVELTSLQKIGTLRELTVFYGGKPKVAVNPPWDGGITWKKDGNGKPFIASSCQGLGASVWWPNKDHMYDEVENMLISVNVPGNLVNVSNGRLQSVKELKDGTKTYNWYVSNPINNYGVNINIGDYVSFSEKYKGEKGDLDCNYYVLRDNLAKAKKQFKEVPRMLKALEHWFGPYPFYEDCYKLVEAPYLGMEHQSSITYGNGYENGYLGTDLSDTGWGLKFDFIIIHESGHEWFANNITYKDIADMWIHESFTNYSESLFLEYFYGKEAGYAYVKGLRKNIQNDIPIIGKYNLNNEGSSDMYYKGANMLHSLRQIVNNDEKWRSILRGLNSTFYHQTVTTKQIEDYLSEQAGLDLKTFFDQYLRDTRIPTLEYYFKNKTLFYRWTNCVTGFDMPLIAKVNGEDKWLQPGVEWNIMAVPNVNSTLVINKNFYVSGFDITE; from the coding sequence ATGAAGAAATATTTAAGTACTATTTGTTTTGTTTTATTAGTATCGAATGGATTAAAGGGGCAAGGCCTTCTCGATAAAACAGATGTTGCTTTTACAAGGCAAGATACATTACGTGGAAGCATTACCAAAGAAAGAGCTTGGTGGGATGTTAAATCCTATCATTTAGATATAAAAGTAAATCCTGCAGACAGTACAATTACAGGATCTAATACTATTCGATATCAAGTATTACTTGAAGACAAACGTATGCAGATCGATTTGCAAAATCCAATGCAAATCTATAAAGTAGTACAGGATGGTAAGGAATTGAAATACACTAGAGATGGAAATGCATTTTTTGTAGAATTGACTTCTCTTCAGAAAATTGGAACTTTAAGAGAACTTACTGTTTTTTACGGAGGTAAACCTAAAGTCGCGGTTAATCCACCATGGGATGGAGGGATTACATGGAAAAAAGACGGTAATGGAAAGCCATTTATTGCTTCTAGCTGTCAAGGCTTAGGAGCTAGTGTATGGTGGCCAAATAAAGACCATATGTATGACGAGGTGGAAAATATGCTAATCAGTGTAAATGTTCCCGGAAACCTCGTAAATGTGTCCAATGGTCGTTTGCAAAGCGTAAAAGAATTAAAAGACGGAACGAAAACCTATAACTGGTATGTATCCAACCCAATAAATAATTACGGAGTCAATATAAACATAGGGGATTATGTTTCATTTTCGGAAAAATACAAAGGTGAAAAAGGAGATTTAGACTGTAACTATTATGTTTTAAGAGATAATTTGGCGAAAGCCAAAAAACAATTCAAAGAAGTGCCTCGCATGCTTAAAGCATTAGAGCATTGGTTTGGTCCTTATCCTTTTTACGAAGACTGTTACAAACTCGTTGAAGCCCCGTATTTAGGAATGGAACATCAAAGTAGTATAACTTATGGTAATGGTTATGAAAACGGCTATCTCGGTACTGATTTGAGTGATACGGGTTGGGGATTGAAATTTGATTTTATTATTATCCATGAATCGGGTCACGAATGGTTTGCCAATAATATTACGTATAAAGATATTGCTGATATGTGGATTCATGAGAGTTTTACAAATTATTCAGAAAGTCTTTTTTTGGAATATTTCTATGGCAAGGAAGCTGGATATGCTTATGTAAAAGGACTTAGGAAAAATATACAAAATGATATTCCTATTATAGGGAAGTATAACCTAAATAATGAAGGCTCAAGCGATATGTATTATAAAGGCGCTAATATGCTGCATAGCTTACGCCAAATAGTGAATAACGACGAGAAATGGAGAAGTATATTAAGAGGATTAAATAGTACTTTTTATCATCAAACCGTCACCACAAAACAAATTGAAGATTATTTAAGTGAACAGGCTGGGCTGGATTTAAAAACATTTTTTGATCAATATTTAAGAGATACAAGGATTCCAACGTTAGAATATTATTTTAAAAACAAAACATTATTTTATAGATGGACAAATTGCGTTACAGGTTTCGATATGCCACTAATAGCAAAAGTTAATGGAGAAGATAAATGGTTACAACCTGGTGTAGAATGGAATATTATGGCAGTGCCGAATGTTAATTCAACACTTGTAATCAATAAAAATTTTTATGTCTCCGGATTTGACATTACAGAATAA
- the hisF gene encoding imidazole glycerol phosphate synthase subunit HisF has protein sequence MLTKRIIPCLDIKNGRTVKGVNFVDLRDAGDPVELAKIYSDEGADELVFLDISATEERRKTLVDLVRKVASTINIPFTVGGGISSVEDVEILLQNGADKVSINSSAVKNPQLINDLAQKFGSQCVVVAIDAKQIEGKWIVHLVGGKVPTEFNLFDWAIEVEQRGAGEILFTSMDNDGTKNGFAYEALAKLSTLVNIPIIASGGAGSIQHFVDCFKSGKADAALAASVFHFKEIEIKTLKKELKNNNIEVRI, from the coding sequence ATGCTGACAAAAAGAATAATTCCCTGCTTAGACATTAAAAACGGAAGAACGGTAAAAGGCGTCAATTTTGTTGATTTACGTGATGCAGGAGATCCTGTTGAATTGGCCAAAATCTATTCGGATGAAGGTGCTGACGAACTGGTGTTTCTAGATATTTCGGCAACGGAAGAGCGACGAAAAACGTTGGTTGATTTGGTTAGAAAAGTAGCTTCTACTATCAATATTCCGTTTACAGTAGGTGGCGGAATATCCTCAGTTGAAGATGTTGAAATTTTATTGCAAAATGGAGCCGATAAAGTTTCCATTAATTCATCGGCTGTTAAAAACCCGCAATTGATAAATGATTTGGCACAAAAATTCGGAAGCCAATGCGTGGTTGTAGCGATTGATGCCAAACAAATTGAAGGAAAATGGATCGTGCATTTGGTAGGCGGAAAAGTCCCAACCGAATTTAACTTATTTGACTGGGCAATAGAAGTAGAGCAAAGAGGAGCGGGAGAAATACTTTTTACCTCGATGGATAATGACGGTACTAAAAACGGATTCGCATATGAAGCCTTGGCTAAATTATCAACTTTAGTAAATATCCCGATAATCGCTTCTGGAGGAGCTGGAAGCATTCAGCATTTTGTAGATTGTTTCAAATCAGGAAAAGCCGATGCAGCCTTGGCGGCAAGCGTATTTCACTTTAAGGAAATTGAAATAAAAACACTAAAAAAAGAACTTAAGAATAATAACATCGAGGTACGAATTTGA
- the hisIE gene encoding bifunctional phosphoribosyl-AMP cyclohydrolase/phosphoribosyl-ATP diphosphatase HisIE translates to MNIDFSKNTDGLIPAIIQDSETKTVLMLGYMNAEAYQKTIETKKVTFYSRSKQRLWTKGEESGNFLNLIDIKNDCDDDTLLIQVKPDGPTCHKGTDTCWGTENKLDYGFISNLEDTIKTRRENADSEKSYVASLFELGINKIAQKVGEEAIEVVIEAKDDNDDLFLSESADLLFHYLILLQAKGFQINDVIDVLKSRQK, encoded by the coding sequence ATGAACATAGATTTTTCAAAAAACACAGATGGATTAATTCCTGCCATTATTCAAGATAGCGAAACCAAAACGGTTTTGATGTTGGGTTATATGAATGCGGAGGCTTATCAAAAAACGATAGAAACCAAAAAAGTAACTTTTTACAGCCGTTCCAAACAAAGACTTTGGACAAAAGGCGAAGAAAGCGGTAATTTTTTGAATTTAATTGATATCAAAAACGATTGTGATGATGATACCTTATTAATTCAGGTAAAACCGGATGGACCTACTTGTCACAAAGGAACGGACACTTGTTGGGGAACTGAAAACAAATTGGATTATGGATTTATTTCAAATTTGGAAGACACCATCAAAACTAGAAGAGAAAATGCAGATTCAGAGAAGAGTTACGTGGCTTCACTTTTTGAACTGGGGATTAATAAAATTGCACAGAAAGTAGGAGAGGAAGCAATAGAAGTGGTGATTGAAGCTAAAGATGATAACGATGATTTGTTCTTGAGTGAAAGTGCCGATTTACTTTTTCACTATCTTATTTTATTGCAAGCCAAGGGTTTCCAAATTAATGATGTAATTGACGTATTGAAAAGCCGTCAGAAATAG